In the Arachis ipaensis cultivar K30076 chromosome B10, Araip1.1, whole genome shotgun sequence genome, one interval contains:
- the LOC107622054 gene encoding uncharacterized protein LOC107622054 isoform X2, with protein MPPSSSRWSRARERKVEREIVIRERRGSSAVTQPPCLLTAAESPIPVAIPAPWSHRRHHHELHIIAVRSTSRCRGRSFCRRRGSSRRERRNRELEEPLSLPLLPRRCHRDRGWSLPSSCVPLMVVNQTLPLMLEKNTGVAVLVPIPPFLKLSATLLLNFCYN; from the exons ATGCCGCCGTCGTCTTCTCGGTGGAGCCGTGCGCGAGAGAGGAAGGTCGAAAGAGAGATAGTGATtcgagagagaagaggaagcagCGCTGTCACCCAGCCGCCTTGCCTCCTTACTGCTGCCGAGTCACCCATTCCCGTCGCTATTCCGGCGCCATGGAGCCATCGCCGCCATCATCACGAGCTGCACATCATCGCCGTTAGATCCACGTCGCGTTGCCGTGGCCGGAGCTTCTGCCGCCGCCGAGGAAGCTCGCGAAGAGAGAGAAGGAACCGCGAGCTAGAGGAGCCGTTGTCATTGCCGTTGTTGCCCCGCCGCTGCCACCGTGACCGCGGGTGGAGTCTGCCATCGAGCTGTGTGCCGCTGATGGTGGTGAACCAAACGTTGCCCTTGATGCTGGAGAAGAACACCGGAGTTGCTGTTCTGGTTCCGATTCCTCCATTTTTGAAACT TTCTGCCACTTTGCTTCTAAATTTCTGTTACAACTAG
- the LOC107622054 gene encoding uncharacterized protein LOC107622054 isoform X1, with protein sequence MPPSSSRWSRARERKVEREIVIRERRGSSAVTQPPCLLTAAESPIPVAIPAPWSHRRHHHELHIIAVRSTSRCRGRSFCRRRGSSRRERRNRELEEPLSLPLLPRRCHRDRGWSLPSSCVPLMVVNQTLPLMLEKNTGVAVLVPIPPFLKLCCWFCVRLLLLRDREKRNLSQL encoded by the exons ATGCCGCCGTCGTCTTCTCGGTGGAGCCGTGCGCGAGAGAGGAAGGTCGAAAGAGAGATAGTGATtcgagagagaagaggaagcagCGCTGTCACCCAGCCGCCTTGCCTCCTTACTGCTGCCGAGTCACCCATTCCCGTCGCTATTCCGGCGCCATGGAGCCATCGCCGCCATCATCACGAGCTGCACATCATCGCCGTTAGATCCACGTCGCGTTGCCGTGGCCGGAGCTTCTGCCGCCGCCGAGGAAGCTCGCGAAGAGAGAGAAGGAACCGCGAGCTAGAGGAGCCGTTGTCATTGCCGTTGTTGCCCCGCCGCTGCCACCGTGACCGCGGGTGGAGTCTGCCATCGAGCTGTGTGCCGCTGATGGTGGTGAACCAAACGTTGCCCTTGATGCTGGAGAAGAACACCGGAGTTGCTGTTCTGGTTCCGATTCCTCCATTTTTGAAACT CTGTTGCTGGTTCTGTGTGAGGTTACTGCTGCTGCGAGATAGGGAAAAAAGGAATTTGTCGCAGTTATAG